The following proteins are co-located in the Eleginops maclovinus isolate JMC-PN-2008 ecotype Puerto Natales chromosome 1, JC_Emac_rtc_rv5, whole genome shotgun sequence genome:
- the nppal gene encoding natriuretic peptide A-like has product MPRGFKSSKVWDHVTKLPLDTAKCNLCRKVIKCTGVTSNIARLRHLRQNHKIETTPHAASATLAAMFGEQNNNDRGLYKGAPGPETETCASYSSPNRKKKMSQNLSACCLSLLVLLHCAGADPPSDLQTLDQLFVEQLSTSEEERGGRDGSSDKALFGAPQQHWRGPSHLSNSALAEESILARLFKELTRTSKRSWSRNKKGGLRSCFGVRLERIGSFSGLGC; this is encoded by the exons atgccgCGGGGCTTTAAATCCAGTAAGGTGTGGGATCATGTGACGAAACTGCCGCTTGATACTGCGAAGTGTAACCTGTGCAGGAAAGTGATCAAGTGCACTGGGGTAACATCGAACATAGCGAGGCTCAGGCACTTGAGgcaaaaccacaaaatagaaactactccacatgcagcctcagctaCATTGGCGGCGATGTTTGGCGAGCAAAATAACAACGATCGAG GTTTGTATAAAGGAGCACCTGGCCCAGAGACGGAGACATGCGCCAGCTATAGTTCTCctaacaggaaaaagaaaatgagccAAAACCTGTCCGCGTGCTGTTTGTCCCTGCTGGTCCTGCTTCACTGTGCAGGGGCAGACCCCCCCTCTGACCTGCAG ACTCTGGATCAGCTGTTCGTAGAGCAGCTCAGCACCtcggaggaagagaggggggggcgAGATGGGAGCTCAGACAAGGCTCTGTTCGGagctccacagcagcactgGAGGGGGCCCTCACACCTCAGCAACTCGGCTCTGGCTGAAGAAAGCATCCTCGCGCGTCTATTCAAGGAGCTCACGAGGACCTCCAAGCGCTCATGGAGCCGGAACAAGAAGGGGGGGCTGCGGAGCTGCTTCGGGGTCCGGCTGGAGAGGATCGGCTCCTTCAGCGGGCTGGGATGCTAG